A genomic stretch from Oncorhynchus gorbuscha isolate QuinsamMale2020 ecotype Even-year linkage group LG20, OgorEven_v1.0, whole genome shotgun sequence includes:
- the dusp11 gene encoding RNA/RNP complex-1-interacting phosphatase isoform X2 → MRFMLTCFRLNTLTSVFRSNETRFMLTVEKSSYLTGEPKKKMPPHKKNGIPDRWEDYQAVGKIISGTRFIAFKVPLKPSLCRHVERSQAFGPWELMQTMEKDGQELGLIIDLTFTTRYYKPEDLPDSVFYLKIFTAGHEVPSDPTILSFKRAVRGFLRDNTHNDKLIGVHCTHGLNRTGYLVCRYLIDVDGIDPKEAVELFNSSRGHPIERENYLKDLQTGPKRSNDGMEESEQEPIRGRSGSRHNILDSPAHDRDRHYDMHDYNQFVPLHQRGMNHQTHGFPPPLPPYGMWPPHPSLLPHPPHFNNYQWRPPQPQNNWRRPYPPEEDRRGGEDWRSSHHEGERRIRCPPPFPVLPRYSPKGWNNEPEGSASSLPSEEISGPQRKFRPRHKRSNDWTK, encoded by the exons ATGCGATTCATGCTAACTTGCTTTCGGTTGAATACATTGACTTCTGTTTTCAGGTCAAATGAAACACGGTTCATGTTAACTGTTGAGAAGAGTTCATATTTGACGGG TGAACCCAAGAAAAAGATGCCGCCTCACAAGAAAAACGGGATACCGGACAG ATGGGAAGACTACCAGGCCGTAGGGAAGATTATATCTGGGACGCGGTTCATCGCTTTTAAAGTCCCTCTGAAAccg tcccTGTGTCGTCATGTTGAACGTTCGCAGGCGTTTGGTCCATGGGAGCTGATGCAGACTATGGAGAAAGATGGACAGGAGCTGGGACTGATTATAGACCTCACCTTTACTACTCGCTACTACAAACCTGAG gacctTCCAGACTCCGTGTTCTACCTGAAGATTTTCACAGCTGGTCATGAAGTTCCCAGTGACCCCACAATCCTTAGCTTCAAACGTGCCGTCCGCGGGTTCCTACGAGACAACACACACAACG ATAAGCTGATCGGAGTACACTGTACTCATGGGCTCAACAGGACAGGCTACCTGGTCTGTAG gTATCTGATTGATGTAGATGGGATCGATCCTAAAGAGGCTGTGGAGT TGTTTAACTCTTCGCGGGGTCACCCCATAGAAAGAGAGAACTACCTGAAAGACCTACAGACTGGGCCAAAGAGAAG taATGATGGGATGGAGGAGTCGGAGCAGGAGCCAATCAGAGGCCGCTCTGGCAGTCGTCATAACATTCTAGACTCTCCTGCCCACGACCGCGACAGACATTACGACATGCATGACTACAACCAATTTGT gCCACTCCACCAGAGGGGTATGAACCACCAGACTCACGGCTTCCCCCCTCCTCTGCCTCCTTATGGCATGTGGCCTCCCCACCCGAGccttctcccccatcctcctcacttcaacaactaccaATGGAGACCCCCCCAGCCACAGAACAACTGGAGGAGGCCCTACCCACCAGAGGAAGaccggaggggaggggaggactggAGGTCCTCCCACCACGAAGGCGAGAGGAGAATTCGTTgccctccccctttccctgttcTTCCTCGTTACTCCCCCAAAGGGTGGAATAATGAGCCTGAGGGgtctgcctcctccctcccctctgaagAGATAAGTGGCCCACAGAGGAAATTCCGCCCACGACACAAACGCAGCAACGACTGGActaaatag
- the dusp11 gene encoding RNA/RNP complex-1-interacting phosphatase isoform X3: protein MPPHKKNGIPDRWEDYQAVGKIISGTRFIAFKVPLKPSLCRHVERSQAFGPWELMQTMEKDGQELGLIIDLTFTTRYYKPEDLPDSVFYLKIFTAGHEVPSDPTILSFKRAVRGFLRDNTHNDKLIGVHCTHGLNRTGYLVCRYLIDVDGIDPKEAVELFNSSRGHPIERENYLKDLQTGPKRSNDGMEESEQEPIRGRSGSRHNILDSPAHDRDRHYDMHDYNQFVPLHQRGMNHQTHGFPPPLPPYGMWPPHPSLLPHPPHFNNYQWRPPQPQNNWRRPYPPEEDRRGGEDWRSSHHEGERRIRCPPPFPVLPRYSPKGWNNEPEGSASSLPSEEISGPQRKFRPRHKRSNDWTK from the exons ATGCCGCCTCACAAGAAAAACGGGATACCGGACAG ATGGGAAGACTACCAGGCCGTAGGGAAGATTATATCTGGGACGCGGTTCATCGCTTTTAAAGTCCCTCTGAAAccg tcccTGTGTCGTCATGTTGAACGTTCGCAGGCGTTTGGTCCATGGGAGCTGATGCAGACTATGGAGAAAGATGGACAGGAGCTGGGACTGATTATAGACCTCACCTTTACTACTCGCTACTACAAACCTGAG gacctTCCAGACTCCGTGTTCTACCTGAAGATTTTCACAGCTGGTCATGAAGTTCCCAGTGACCCCACAATCCTTAGCTTCAAACGTGCCGTCCGCGGGTTCCTACGAGACAACACACACAACG ATAAGCTGATCGGAGTACACTGTACTCATGGGCTCAACAGGACAGGCTACCTGGTCTGTAG gTATCTGATTGATGTAGATGGGATCGATCCTAAAGAGGCTGTGGAGT TGTTTAACTCTTCGCGGGGTCACCCCATAGAAAGAGAGAACTACCTGAAAGACCTACAGACTGGGCCAAAGAGAAG taATGATGGGATGGAGGAGTCGGAGCAGGAGCCAATCAGAGGCCGCTCTGGCAGTCGTCATAACATTCTAGACTCTCCTGCCCACGACCGCGACAGACATTACGACATGCATGACTACAACCAATTTGT gCCACTCCACCAGAGGGGTATGAACCACCAGACTCACGGCTTCCCCCCTCCTCTGCCTCCTTATGGCATGTGGCCTCCCCACCCGAGccttctcccccatcctcctcacttcaacaactaccaATGGAGACCCCCCCAGCCACAGAACAACTGGAGGAGGCCCTACCCACCAGAGGAAGaccggaggggaggggaggactggAGGTCCTCCCACCACGAAGGCGAGAGGAGAATTCGTTgccctccccctttccctgttcTTCCTCGTTACTCCCCCAAAGGGTGGAATAATGAGCCTGAGGGgtctgcctcctccctcccctctgaagAGATAAGTGGCCCACAGAGGAAATTCCGCCCACGACACAAACGCAGCAACGACTGGActaaatag
- the dusp11 gene encoding RNA/RNP complex-1-interacting phosphatase isoform X1, whose protein sequence is MLVFRFKLGFPSCHNTSKPPGENRDIPTARYTRLSLRHPNAAAESEPKKKMPPHKKNGIPDRWEDYQAVGKIISGTRFIAFKVPLKPSLCRHVERSQAFGPWELMQTMEKDGQELGLIIDLTFTTRYYKPEDLPDSVFYLKIFTAGHEVPSDPTILSFKRAVRGFLRDNTHNDKLIGVHCTHGLNRTGYLVCRYLIDVDGIDPKEAVELFNSSRGHPIERENYLKDLQTGPKRSNDGMEESEQEPIRGRSGSRHNILDSPAHDRDRHYDMHDYNQFVPLHQRGMNHQTHGFPPPLPPYGMWPPHPSLLPHPPHFNNYQWRPPQPQNNWRRPYPPEEDRRGGEDWRSSHHEGERRIRCPPPFPVLPRYSPKGWNNEPEGSASSLPSEEISGPQRKFRPRHKRSNDWTK, encoded by the exons ATGCTTGTATTCAGGTTTAAATTGGGGTTCCCCTCCTGCCATAACACATCCAAACCACCAGGGGAGAACAGAGACATTCCGACCGCAAGATACACCAGACTCTCCTTACGTCATCCAAACGCGGCAGCTGAGAG TGAACCCAAGAAAAAGATGCCGCCTCACAAGAAAAACGGGATACCGGACAG ATGGGAAGACTACCAGGCCGTAGGGAAGATTATATCTGGGACGCGGTTCATCGCTTTTAAAGTCCCTCTGAAAccg tcccTGTGTCGTCATGTTGAACGTTCGCAGGCGTTTGGTCCATGGGAGCTGATGCAGACTATGGAGAAAGATGGACAGGAGCTGGGACTGATTATAGACCTCACCTTTACTACTCGCTACTACAAACCTGAG gacctTCCAGACTCCGTGTTCTACCTGAAGATTTTCACAGCTGGTCATGAAGTTCCCAGTGACCCCACAATCCTTAGCTTCAAACGTGCCGTCCGCGGGTTCCTACGAGACAACACACACAACG ATAAGCTGATCGGAGTACACTGTACTCATGGGCTCAACAGGACAGGCTACCTGGTCTGTAG gTATCTGATTGATGTAGATGGGATCGATCCTAAAGAGGCTGTGGAGT TGTTTAACTCTTCGCGGGGTCACCCCATAGAAAGAGAGAACTACCTGAAAGACCTACAGACTGGGCCAAAGAGAAG taATGATGGGATGGAGGAGTCGGAGCAGGAGCCAATCAGAGGCCGCTCTGGCAGTCGTCATAACATTCTAGACTCTCCTGCCCACGACCGCGACAGACATTACGACATGCATGACTACAACCAATTTGT gCCACTCCACCAGAGGGGTATGAACCACCAGACTCACGGCTTCCCCCCTCCTCTGCCTCCTTATGGCATGTGGCCTCCCCACCCGAGccttctcccccatcctcctcacttcaacaactaccaATGGAGACCCCCCCAGCCACAGAACAACTGGAGGAGGCCCTACCCACCAGAGGAAGaccggaggggaggggaggactggAGGTCCTCCCACCACGAAGGCGAGAGGAGAATTCGTTgccctccccctttccctgttcTTCCTCGTTACTCCCCCAAAGGGTGGAATAATGAGCCTGAGGGgtctgcctcctccctcccctctgaagAGATAAGTGGCCCACAGAGGAAATTCCGCCCACGACACAAACGCAGCAACGACTGGActaaatag